The following proteins are encoded in a genomic region of Galbibacter sp. BG1:
- a CDS encoding polyprenyl synthetase family protein, whose amino-acid sequence MKVVEQIKEPIRTEMELFEKKFHESMSSKVALLNRITYYIVNRKGKQMRPMFVFLVAKMVSGGKVNDRTYRGASVIELIHTATLVHDDVVDDSNRRRGFFSLNALWKNKIAVLVGDYLLSKGLLLSIDNEDFDLLKIISVAVREMSEGELLQIEKARRLDITEEVYYEIIRQKTATLIAACCSLGACSVKPDSEEVAQMRKFGELIGMAFQIKDDLFDYTDGPIGKPTGIDIKEQKMTLPLIYALNTANKKEKKWLINSVKKYNKDKQRVKEVIAYVKDHGGLEYAEQKMIIFQQQALEILATFPTSVYKDSLELMVNYVIERKK is encoded by the coding sequence ATGAAGGTAGTAGAACAAATTAAAGAACCCATACGCACGGAAATGGAACTTTTTGAAAAAAAGTTTCACGAATCCATGTCTTCCAAAGTAGCCTTACTCAACCGTATCACTTACTACATTGTAAACAGAAAGGGGAAGCAAATGCGCCCTATGTTTGTTTTTTTGGTAGCCAAAATGGTTTCTGGAGGCAAGGTGAACGATCGTACCTACCGTGGCGCCAGTGTTATAGAGTTAATCCACACAGCCACTTTGGTGCACGACGATGTGGTAGACGATAGTAATAGACGTAGAGGGTTTTTCTCATTAAACGCTCTGTGGAAAAACAAGATCGCAGTGTTGGTGGGCGACTATTTATTGTCTAAAGGGTTACTGCTCTCTATAGATAACGAAGATTTCGATTTGCTGAAAATCATTTCGGTGGCCGTTCGCGAAATGAGTGAAGGGGAATTGCTTCAAATTGAAAAGGCCAGGCGCTTGGATATTACCGAAGAAGTCTACTACGAAATCATCCGGCAAAAAACAGCCACCTTAATAGCGGCATGTTGTAGTTTGGGTGCTTGCTCGGTAAAACCAGATTCTGAAGAGGTGGCCCAAATGCGAAAATTTGGAGAACTCATCGGGATGGCTTTTCAAATAAAAGACGATTTGTTCGATTATACCGATGGCCCTATTGGAAAACCTACTGGAATCGATATCAAGGAACAAAAAATGACGCTACCTTTAATTTATGCCCTTAATACGGCCAATAAAAAGGAGAAAAAGTGGCTTATCAATTCCGTTAAAAAATATAATAAAGATAAGCAGCGCGTTAAAGAAGTAATTGCATACGTAAAAGATCATGGCGGCTTGGAATATGCAGAGCAGAAAATGATAATCTTTCAACAGCAAGCTCTTGAGATTTTAGCCACATTTCCTACTTCGGTTTACAAAGATTCTTTAGAACTTATGGTAAATTACGTTATTGAACGTAAAAAATAA
- a CDS encoding RNA polymerase sigma factor has translation MKRILKVIPINKNKTKLIKRAQNGYRDAQEEIYREFSAKMLSVCRYYIKDIHFAEDVMITGFFKVFKHLNSFKNTGSFEGWIRRIMVNECLSFLRRKNELVFLDSEEEKRILETEENQFQKISDVAYIQKAIDGLPDGYKTVFLLFAIEGYSHKEIAVQLHIAESTSKSQLFKARKMLQEKINEFNKQCYESQSS, from the coding sequence ATGAAACGGATCTTGAAAGTCATACCCATCAACAAAAATAAAACCAAGCTCATTAAAAGAGCCCAAAATGGGTATAGGGATGCTCAAGAAGAAATCTATCGTGAATTTTCTGCTAAAATGCTTTCGGTGTGTAGATACTATATAAAGGATATTCATTTTGCTGAAGATGTTATGATAACAGGTTTTTTTAAGGTTTTCAAGCATCTAAATAGTTTTAAAAACACGGGGAGTTTCGAAGGTTGGATACGCAGGATTATGGTCAATGAATGCTTGTCATTTCTAAGGCGTAAAAACGAATTGGTATTTTTGGATTCAGAAGAAGAAAAGAGGATTTTGGAAACTGAAGAAAACCAATTTCAAAAAATCTCAGATGTCGCTTACATTCAAAAGGCAATAGATGGCTTGCCCGATGGCTATAAAACCGTTTTCCTGTTATTTGCCATAGAAGGGTATTCCCATAAAGAAATAGCGGTACAGCTCCATATTGCCGAGAGCACATCGAAATCCCAATTGTTCAAGGCGCGAAAAATGTTGCAGGAAAAGATAAATGAATTTAATAAACAATGCTATGAGTCGCAATCCTCTTGA
- the dnaG gene encoding DNA primase — MISKNTIDKVFDASRVEEVIGDFVQLKKSGSNFKGLSPFSDERTPSFMVSPVKQIWKDFSSGKGGNVVAFLMEHEHYTYPEAIKYLARKYGIEVEETEQTNEEKEKSSERESMYLVSEFAQKYFQSTLKNTELGKAIGLTYFKERGFSNATIDKFKLGYSLDEWDAFTKEALGKGYQLEFLERTGLTIVKEKENSGEKRMFDRFKGRVMFPIHSMSGRVLGFGGRILTNDKKAAKYLNSPESDIYHKSKVLYGIYHAKQAIAKQDNCYLVEGYTDVIQFHQSGIENVVASSGTALTSDQIRLVNRLTKNITVLFDGDAAGLRASIRGIDLILEQGMNVKVCTFPEGQDPDSYARENSPEELQSFLEENATDFIRFKASLLVKDAQNDPIKKADTIREIVNSIYKIPDRIQREVYIQECSRIMDISEDVLYNTLAQLGNKEVADANKKYKEERKKNTLSKVENTPGTVSKKVNQLDELERSIIGVLLFHGDKMETFTDIVLEEDDAGNMLEKEVKVELKVYEKIYLDLQTDEIEFANENFNQIYAILIEMYNREGSLKMDDFLQKLTFEQNALVVDILMNEEKYALSNWESKDILVKDKDMSVGLLVFQTISMLRLKLLNMLVENIHQLIGANNNATSEQLEDVKNYWELRKILSERFGLVTNTTFNT; from the coding sequence TTGATTTCCAAGAATACCATAGACAAAGTTTTTGATGCCTCCCGTGTAGAGGAGGTAATTGGCGATTTCGTTCAGTTAAAAAAATCAGGCTCCAATTTTAAAGGATTGAGTCCGTTTTCTGACGAAAGAACGCCAAGTTTTATGGTGTCCCCGGTAAAACAGATATGGAAAGATTTTAGTAGTGGCAAGGGAGGGAATGTGGTCGCGTTTTTAATGGAGCACGAACACTATACCTATCCTGAAGCCATAAAATATTTGGCAAGAAAGTACGGGATTGAAGTAGAAGAAACCGAGCAGACTAATGAAGAGAAGGAGAAATCCAGCGAGCGGGAAAGTATGTATTTGGTTTCTGAGTTTGCCCAAAAATATTTTCAGTCCACTTTAAAGAATACAGAGCTTGGAAAGGCTATTGGGTTAACATATTTTAAGGAAAGAGGTTTTTCCAATGCCACAATCGATAAATTTAAGCTGGGGTATTCTTTAGATGAATGGGATGCATTTACCAAAGAAGCTTTGGGAAAAGGCTACCAATTGGAGTTTTTGGAAAGAACCGGTCTCACCATAGTCAAGGAAAAGGAAAATTCTGGGGAAAAACGAATGTTCGATCGGTTCAAAGGGCGTGTAATGTTTCCAATACATTCCATGAGTGGAAGGGTTTTGGGTTTTGGTGGCCGTATTTTAACAAACGATAAAAAAGCAGCCAAATACCTCAATTCCCCAGAGAGTGATATTTACCATAAAAGCAAGGTGCTTTACGGGATTTATCATGCCAAACAGGCCATTGCCAAACAGGATAATTGCTATTTGGTAGAAGGATATACCGATGTAATTCAATTTCACCAAAGTGGTATAGAAAATGTTGTTGCTTCCAGCGGAACTGCCTTGACATCCGATCAAATTAGATTGGTTAACCGTCTTACCAAAAACATTACGGTACTGTTCGATGGCGATGCAGCCGGATTAAGGGCTTCCATACGCGGAATAGATCTTATTCTGGAGCAGGGAATGAACGTGAAAGTGTGCACCTTTCCAGAAGGGCAAGATCCCGATAGTTATGCACGGGAAAACAGTCCAGAAGAATTACAATCTTTTTTGGAAGAAAATGCAACCGATTTTATTCGGTTTAAAGCATCCCTTTTGGTAAAAGATGCTCAAAACGATCCCATAAAAAAGGCAGATACCATTCGGGAGATTGTAAATAGCATATATAAAATTCCAGATCGTATACAAAGGGAGGTGTATATACAGGAGTGCTCCCGAATTATGGATATTTCGGAAGATGTGCTTTATAACACTCTAGCACAATTGGGAAATAAAGAAGTAGCCGATGCCAATAAAAAATATAAAGAAGAACGAAAAAAGAATACGCTTAGCAAGGTAGAAAACACCCCAGGAACGGTTTCTAAAAAAGTGAATCAATTAGATGAGCTCGAACGTTCCATTATTGGGGTTTTATTATTTCACGGAGATAAAATGGAAACGTTTACAGACATTGTGCTGGAGGAAGATGATGCTGGAAATATGCTGGAAAAAGAGGTGAAGGTAGAACTAAAAGTATACGAAAAAATATACCTCGACCTACAAACCGACGAAATAGAGTTTGCCAACGAAAACTTCAATCAGATTTATGCTATTTTAATTGAAATGTATAATCGTGAGGGTTCTTTAAAAATGGATGATTTCCTTCAGAAGTTGACATTTGAGCAGAATGCCTTGGTGGTCGATATTTTAATGAATGAAGAAAAGTACGCCTTATCCAATTGGGAAAGCAAGGATATTTTGGTGAAGGACAAGGATATGTCGGTCGGTTTACTTGTTTTTCAAACCATCTCTATGCTTCGTTTAAAGCTATTGAATATGTTGGTGGAGAATATTCATCAACTAATTGGGGCCAATAACAATGCCACCAGCGAGCAGTTGGAAGATGTAAAGAATTATTGGGAGTTGCGTAAAATTTTGTCAGAACGTTTTGGTTTGGTAACCAATACCACTTTCAATACCTAA
- a CDS encoding response regulator transcription factor translates to MIKVLIADNHPIVRIGLGTVFEQNEDIEIVGTAATTSELFNMLTTKKPDIVLMEMDIPEVNGITALRRLKKDHKNVGVLIYSAQAEEVYALSTLRAGASGYVSKNASIDILKAAIDKIADGGMFITNELAQRLAFDEGSNKPRKFFRKLSTREIEVLKLLATGRRNKQVAEELQLNEKTVSTYKARLMRKLNVDNMVDMLQQAKALELY, encoded by the coding sequence ATGATTAAAGTTTTAATAGCAGATAACCATCCCATAGTAAGGATAGGTCTCGGAACCGTTTTTGAACAAAATGAAGATATCGAAATAGTGGGAACTGCCGCTACGACTTCTGAATTGTTCAATATGCTCACCACTAAAAAACCCGATATCGTTTTAATGGAAATGGATATTCCCGAAGTTAACGGGATTACTGCCTTGAGGCGATTAAAAAAAGACCATAAAAATGTGGGTGTCCTTATTTACAGTGCGCAAGCGGAAGAAGTCTATGCCTTGAGTACATTAAGGGCAGGTGCTTCTGGCTATGTTTCCAAAAATGCTTCCATAGATATTCTTAAAGCAGCTATTGATAAAATAGCGGATGGCGGCATGTTTATTACCAACGAGCTGGCACAACGATTGGCCTTTGATGAAGGCTCCAACAAACCACGAAAATTTTTCAGAAAATTGTCTACACGGGAAATAGAAGTTTTAAAACTGCTTGCTACCGGAAGGCGCAATAAACAAGTGGCCGAAGAATTGCAACTCAACGAAAAAACAGTAAGTACCTACAAAGCGCGTTTAATGCGTAAACTTAATGTTGATAATATGGTTGATATGTTGCAGCAAGCAAAGGCGCTCGAACTCTATTAA
- the nadE gene encoding NAD(+) synthase — translation MKTEKIIDYIVKWLKDYAENAKMNGFVIGVSGGIDSAVTSTLCAKTGLDLLCLEMPIHQAENQVTRATNHIKWLQENFSNVKTTQVNLTPVFDSLVAAFPKVAYEEERFMTLANTRARLRMTSLYYFAALEKYLVAGTGNKVEDFGVGFYTKYGDGGVDLSPIADLLKTEVYEIARVLGVNEDIQKAAPTDGLWGDDRTDEDQIGASYPELEWAMQMADEGKTAADFTDRKKEVFEIYTRFNRANRHKMNPIPVCEIPKSLKS, via the coding sequence ATGAAAACAGAAAAAATTATTGATTACATAGTTAAATGGCTGAAAGATTATGCCGAAAACGCAAAAATGAATGGCTTTGTTATAGGCGTTTCTGGAGGGATTGATTCTGCCGTAACCTCAACGCTTTGTGCCAAAACTGGATTGGACTTACTGTGTTTGGAGATGCCCATTCACCAAGCGGAAAACCAAGTTACCAGGGCTACCAACCATATAAAATGGTTACAAGAAAATTTTTCTAATGTAAAAACCACACAGGTAAACCTTACCCCTGTTTTCGATAGTTTGGTCGCTGCTTTCCCAAAAGTAGCCTATGAAGAAGAACGTTTTATGACGCTTGCCAATACCCGTGCAAGACTGCGAATGACTTCTCTTTATTACTTTGCTGCCTTAGAAAAATACCTGGTTGCCGGAACTGGAAATAAGGTAGAGGATTTTGGGGTTGGTTTTTATACCAAATATGGTGATGGCGGTGTAGATTTGAGTCCGATTGCCGATTTACTCAAAACGGAAGTTTACGAGATTGCCAGAGTTTTAGGGGTTAATGAAGACATTCAAAAAGCCGCTCCTACAGATGGGCTTTGGGGTGACGACAGAACCGACGAAGACCAAATTGGCGCCTCCTATCCCGAGTTGGAATGGGCAATGCAAATGGCAGACGAAGGCAAAACAGCAGCAGATTTTACCGATCGGAAAAAAGAAGTATTTGAAATCTACACACGATTTAACCGCGCCAACAGGCACAAAATGAATCCGATTCCCGTATGTGAGATTCCAAAATCACTAAAAAGTTAA
- the gldB gene encoding gliding motility lipoprotein GldB — translation MKKFSCFLIAILLMACSNESELEKEIEKIEVQTKIERFDKKFATSNPSDLPKLKSNYPYLFPEQFADSVWIGKMNDTLQRELFDEIDKQFPDFEEDTTEIRAVFQHAKYYFEAFRAPKIVTVISDVDYKNRVIYADSLMLIGLDNYLGKDHRFYSGIQEYIKNNFEAEQVSVDVARTIAKSQIRGPQDRTFLSQMIYYGKLYYVMKLLVPFKENAAIMGYHTDEYNWALANENYIWRYFIEKELLFSTEGKLAERFINPAPFSKFYLELDNESPGRIGQFIGWRIVASYMENNKVSLQQMLNASSEEIFNNSKYKPEK, via the coding sequence ATGAAGAAATTTTCATGCTTTCTTATTGCCATATTGTTAATGGCATGTTCGAATGAGTCGGAGTTGGAGAAGGAAATAGAAAAAATTGAGGTTCAAACAAAAATAGAACGCTTTGATAAGAAATTTGCGACTTCCAACCCTTCCGATTTACCGAAACTCAAAAGCAATTACCCGTATTTGTTCCCCGAACAATTTGCAGACAGTGTTTGGATTGGAAAAATGAACGATACTTTACAAAGGGAGTTGTTTGATGAAATAGATAAGCAATTTCCTGATTTTGAAGAAGACACTACCGAAATAAGAGCCGTTTTTCAACATGCCAAATATTATTTTGAAGCATTTCGCGCTCCCAAAATCGTAACGGTAATTTCTGATGTCGACTATAAAAATCGGGTAATCTACGCCGATAGTTTAATGCTGATAGGGTTGGATAATTATTTGGGCAAAGACCATAGGTTTTATAGCGGGATCCAGGAATATATTAAAAACAATTTTGAAGCAGAACAAGTGTCGGTAGATGTGGCCAGGACTATTGCCAAAAGCCAGATAAGAGGTCCTCAAGATCGAACTTTTTTGTCGCAAATGATCTATTATGGAAAGCTCTACTACGTCATGAAATTGCTTGTTCCTTTTAAGGAAAATGCTGCAATTATGGGTTACCACACCGATGAATACAATTGGGCGTTGGCCAATGAAAACTATATTTGGAGGTATTTTATTGAAAAAGAATTGCTTTTCTCTACGGAAGGAAAACTGGCCGAACGTTTCATTAATCCAGCACCATTTTCTAAATTTTATTTGGAACTGGATAACGAATCTCCAGGAAGAATTGGTCAATTTATCGGATGGCGAATCGTGGCTTCGTATATGGAAAATAATAAAGTATCTTTGCAGCAAATGCTAAATGCATCTTCAGAAGAGATTTTTAACAATTCAAAATATAAACCAGAAAAGTAA
- the gldC gene encoding gliding motility protein GldC, with amino-acid sequence MAKTHSSDINLHIELDENKVPEKLNWTAKDGGVENEKAKAFLLSVWDSEKQETLKIDLWTKDMPVDEMKKFMHQTLVSLSDTYQRATQDDKMTATMRDFCSYFAEKLELTK; translated from the coding sequence ATGGCTAAAACACATAGCTCCGACATAAATTTACATATCGAACTGGATGAAAATAAAGTTCCAGAAAAATTAAATTGGACCGCAAAAGATGGTGGGGTGGAGAACGAAAAGGCAAAGGCCTTTTTATTGTCTGTATGGGATAGCGAAAAACAGGAAACGCTAAAAATTGACCTATGGACCAAAGATATGCCAGTAGATGAAATGAAGAAATTCATGCATCAAACATTGGTTTCTTTAAGTGATACTTACCAAAGAGCTACCCAAGATGATAAAATGACGGCTACCATGCGTGATTTTTGTAGTTATTTTGCTGAAAAATTAGAACTTACAAAATAG
- a CDS encoding DUF4252 domain-containing protein: MKNVLTILSAAFLLVSCGASTPYDAFRKENKKDIAFSLSASNFLVNMFVDEEDLKELNEVVGGISRYRVLVGEKVSAEYLESEFNTFIAKRGYESLMYVNSDGSRVGLYYFEKRGRVREVIMKVKDDEDFVILSAEGNIKIKDLDKLMSKAVVELQ; the protein is encoded by the coding sequence ATGAAAAATGTTTTAACGATCTTGTCTGCTGCTTTCTTGCTCGTATCCTGTGGTGCTTCTACTCCCTATGATGCTTTTAGGAAAGAAAATAAAAAAGATATAGCCTTTTCTTTGAGTGCTTCCAATTTTTTAGTGAATATGTTCGTGGATGAAGAAGATTTAAAAGAGCTTAATGAAGTGGTCGGAGGTATTTCCCGATATCGCGTGCTGGTAGGGGAAAAAGTATCCGCTGAATATTTAGAATCCGAATTCAATACTTTTATCGCAAAAAGAGGCTACGAATCTCTTATGTACGTAAATAGCGATGGGAGTAGAGTTGGACTTTACTACTTTGAAAAAAGAGGTCGGGTTCGTGAGGTTATCATGAAAGTTAAAGACGACGAGGATTTCGTAATCCTCAGTGCAGAGGGAAACATTAAAATAAAAGACTTAGATAAATTGATGAGTAAGGCAGTAGTAGAGTTGCAGTAG
- the yihA gene encoding ribosome biogenesis GTP-binding protein YihA/YsxC, with protein MQIKSANFVVSNSDVKKCPNEPIPEYAFIGRSNVGKSSLINMLTDRKHLAKTSGRPGKTQLINHFRINEQWFLVDLPGYGYAKVSKKVKSTFQKFITQYFSQREQLVSAFVLIDIRHDPQKIDMEFMEWLGENQIPFSIIFTKADKLKPKAIERHVDNYINTLLEGVWEEAPNYFVTSSTSGMGKDEILNYIEGINNQIK; from the coding sequence ATGCAGATTAAATCGGCAAATTTTGTTGTTAGCAATTCCGACGTTAAAAAATGCCCGAACGAGCCTATTCCAGAATACGCTTTTATCGGCAGGTCTAATGTTGGTAAATCTTCTCTTATAAATATGCTTACAGACCGTAAGCACTTGGCAAAAACCTCAGGAAGACCGGGAAAAACACAGCTTATAAACCACTTTCGAATAAACGAACAGTGGTTTTTGGTAGATCTACCAGGTTATGGTTATGCCAAAGTTTCTAAAAAAGTAAAGAGCACATTCCAGAAATTTATCACCCAATATTTTTCCCAACGGGAACAACTGGTTTCTGCCTTTGTTTTAATAGACATTCGCCACGATCCACAAAAAATAGATATGGAATTTATGGAATGGCTTGGTGAAAATCAGATTCCTTTTTCCATAATTTTTACTAAAGCCGATAAATTAAAGCCTAAAGCCATAGAGCGCCATGTAGACAACTACATAAATACGCTCTTGGAAGGGGTTTGGGAAGAAGCTCCCAATTATTTTGTTACCTCTTCCACCTCTGGAATGGGCAAAGACGAGATTTTAAATTATATAGAAGGAATTAACAACCAGATAAAGTAG
- a CDS encoding alpha/beta fold hydrolase, whose translation MTHDLKKDGKFTYLEVGEGTPMIVLHGLMGGLSNFSDVANYFSAKGYKVLIPQLPIYSMSLLKTNVKSFANYLEKFIEFKNLDEVILLGNSLGGHIGLLHTKLYPEKVKALVITGSSGLYENAMGDGYPKRGDYEFIKKKSQDVFYDPAVATKEIVDEVFATVNDRNKLIKTLAIAKSAIRHNMAKDLPHMHTPTCIIWGENDTVTPPSVAKEFHELLPDSELYWIEKCGHAPMMEHPKDFNAILDSWLEKRNLQ comes from the coding sequence ATGACACACGATTTAAAGAAGGACGGTAAATTTACTTATTTAGAAGTTGGAGAAGGAACCCCTATGATAGTCCTACATGGATTAATGGGCGGATTGAGTAACTTTAGTGATGTTGCTAACTATTTTTCAGCAAAAGGATACAAAGTACTAATCCCGCAGCTACCCATATACAGCATGTCTTTACTAAAAACTAACGTAAAGAGCTTTGCAAACTATTTAGAAAAATTTATTGAGTTTAAAAATTTAGATGAAGTAATACTCCTTGGTAATTCCTTGGGCGGACATATTGGTTTACTGCACACTAAACTTTACCCAGAAAAGGTAAAAGCCTTGGTAATAACCGGAAGTTCTGGTCTATACGAAAATGCCATGGGCGATGGTTACCCAAAACGTGGGGACTACGAGTTTATTAAAAAGAAAAGCCAAGACGTATTCTACGATCCGGCTGTGGCCACCAAAGAGATTGTAGATGAAGTTTTTGCAACCGTAAACGACAGGAATAAACTTATTAAAACTTTAGCTATTGCCAAAAGCGCCATCAGGCATAATATGGCAAAAGACCTACCCCACATGCACACACCCACGTGTATTATTTGGGGAGAGAACGACACGGTAACACCACCCTCTGTAGCTAAAGAGTTTCATGAGCTGTTACCAGATTCTGAACTGTATTGGATTGAAAAATGCGGACATGCACCAATGATGGAGCATCCAAAAGATTTTAATGCTATTTTAGATTCTTGGCTGGAAAAGAGAAACCTACAATAA
- the mraZ gene encoding division/cell wall cluster transcriptional repressor MraZ: MIQFSEEYECKADSKGRIMVPSSLRAKLAPVLHDGLVLKRSIFQKCLEVYTMAAWEKEMKQVGKLNRFVKKNNDFIRQFTAGVRVVEIDASGRLSLPKNLMAFAGIEKEVVLSESIDRIEIWDKQKYYDVLDAGADSFSDLAEDVMGGFELNEGEDGVS; this comes from the coding sequence GTGATTCAGTTTTCAGAAGAATATGAGTGTAAGGCAGATAGCAAAGGGCGCATTATGGTGCCGTCCTCTTTGCGTGCTAAACTCGCCCCAGTTTTACACGATGGTTTGGTGTTAAAACGGTCCATTTTCCAAAAATGCTTAGAAGTTTACACCATGGCCGCATGGGAAAAAGAAATGAAGCAGGTTGGGAAGTTGAATCGTTTTGTAAAAAAGAACAACGATTTTATCCGCCAGTTTACAGCAGGTGTTCGAGTGGTGGAAATTGATGCGAGCGGCCGCTTGTCGCTTCCTAAAAATTTAATGGCCTTTGCTGGAATTGAAAAGGAAGTGGTGCTCTCTGAGTCGATCGATAGGATTGAGATTTGGGACAAGCAAAAGTACTACGATGTGCTGGATGCTGGTGCCGATTCTTTCTCTGATTTAGCGGAAGATGTTATGGGAGGTTTTGAATTAAATGAAGGAGAAGATGGAGTATCATAA
- the rsmH gene encoding 16S rRNA (cytosine(1402)-N(4))-methyltransferase RsmH has product MEYHNPVLLKETVDGLAIKEDGVYVDVTFGGGGHSKEILKRLGPNGKLLAFDQDEDAVKNKLDDPRFTLIEENFRFLKRFLKFYGVKQVDGVLGDFGVSSHQFDVAERGFSTRFEADLDMRMSKKNPISAMEVVNDYAEGDLRTVLSLYGELRNAPAMARAIVEKRSESPIKTSEELKAALKKFLPQHKEHKILAQIYQAIRIEVNQEMEALKEFLQQTPEVLKEGGRLSLISYHSLEDRLVKRFIRSGKFEGEPEKDFYGNIEVPLKKVGGLITPSKEEIKENNRARSAKLRIAEKL; this is encoded by the coding sequence ATGGAGTATCATAATCCGGTCTTGCTGAAGGAAACCGTAGATGGTTTGGCCATAAAAGAAGATGGTGTTTATGTGGATGTAACTTTTGGAGGCGGTGGCCATTCAAAAGAGATTTTAAAAAGATTGGGTCCAAATGGGAAATTGCTTGCGTTCGATCAAGATGAAGATGCGGTTAAGAATAAGTTAGACGACCCGAGATTTACTTTGATAGAGGAGAATTTTAGGTTCTTAAAGCGTTTTTTGAAATTTTATGGAGTAAAGCAGGTAGATGGGGTTTTAGGGGACTTCGGAGTTTCCTCTCATCAATTCGACGTGGCTGAGCGTGGTTTTTCAACTCGATTTGAAGCCGATTTGGATATGCGTATGAGTAAAAAGAACCCGATTTCTGCAATGGAAGTTGTGAACGATTATGCTGAAGGGGATTTGCGCACCGTACTTAGTTTGTATGGCGAGTTAAGGAATGCTCCCGCAATGGCAAGAGCCATAGTGGAAAAGAGGTCGGAGTCGCCTATAAAAACATCCGAAGAGTTGAAAGCTGCCCTAAAAAAGTTTTTGCCACAACATAAGGAGCATAAAATACTAGCTCAGATTTATCAGGCGATTCGAATAGAGGTGAATCAGGAAATGGAGGCTTTAAAAGAATTTTTGCAGCAAACTCCAGAAGTGTTGAAAGAAGGTGGGAGATTGAGTTTAATAAGTTATCACTCCCTTGAAGATAGATTGGTGAAACGATTTATTAGGAGTGGGAAGTTTGAAGGGGAACCCGAAAAGGATTTTTATGGAAACATTGAAGTGCCGCTAAAAAAAGTGGGCGGACTCATAACTCCTTCAAAAGAAGAAATAAAAGAAAATAACAGAGCGCGTAGCGCAAAATTAAGAATAGCAGAAAAGTTGTAA
- a CDS encoding FtsL-like putative cell division protein produces the protein MRKGILDILKGRFLVSEDSFKNWRFILFVSVLAVVMISSAHQADRKVHELAKLNDEVLELRSEFVDVRTKVQQVKLESNVTAEVASSGLRPSLIPPKKIMVAHKK, from the coding sequence ATGAGGAAAGGAATTCTAGACATATTAAAAGGAAGGTTTTTAGTAAGCGAAGATTCGTTTAAGAATTGGCGGTTTATACTTTTTGTGTCTGTTTTAGCAGTTGTTATGATTTCCAGTGCGCATCAAGCAGATAGAAAAGTGCATGAGCTGGCAAAATTGAACGATGAAGTGTTGGAGCTAAGAAGCGAGTTTGTAGATGTAAGAACGAAAGTACAACAGGTAAAGTTAGAGTCCAACGTTACGGCAGAAGTGGCTTCATCTGGATTGAGGCCATCTTTAATTCCACCGAAAAAAATAATGGTTGCCCATAAAAAATAG